A genomic window from Colletotrichum destructivum chromosome 7, complete sequence includes:
- a CDS encoding Putative zn(2)Cys(6) fungal-type DNA-binding domain, fungal transcription factor, producing MSTTANQQIMGLQGGAPPASSQVPSGRKGTKKVRTGCVTCKIRKVKCDETKPACLRCNKTGRKCDGYLPPKLPGHNPGGVMRLSPPVSPFADWAGGAKEQRAFDFYRNFSAPSIFSDGVSSMLWKKLVPHFCHAEPAIRHAVLAISSLHETLALPPGSNPAVEEENNHGVLTNTFAAEQYGKALKCLQEWKPTETSPATVPLLACLLFICIEFMLGDEGASQVHINQGRLILSQLEPSTDVDMIKKHFVPVYSRLALASFLFGCFPAAIPPNMKASSATNLFFSSVDEAEVALYELIDDGLRFTAKAKRAVYSYPPSDPTLLELAREQDDFLAKLSQWHVAFVVISAIDDALSKGKLCMVYYNAARIAISTAMDTLETAFDNHIVTFASIISTAAEFVHASRRVSGRDPSHAAMAMPKFVFDTEIIPPLYYVSIKCRHPMLRRAAVDLLKQETVTKRRENLWDAQLISEIGKRCINIEEEAARRRDESVDLTAGWDTVSWEESDGVPIGLFPTNNDRSIDCDYPVPRVQYPQIPKLTNTQINAEYERTMDLVSNLVQSRHTTPSSVSTGSTSSSSGGSSAFWGPHQLEAPFGLPEHARIKNALIDNESKWGSWITIFMDPKEAGAAHWKVTREFVRRSSARV from the exons ATGAGCACAACGGCCAACCAGCAAATAATGGGGCTTCAAGGAGgtgcgccgccggcgtcatcgcAGGTCCCGTCTGGTCGAAAAGGCACCAAGAAAGTCCGGACTGGATGTGTCACCTGCAA AATTCGAAAGGTCAAGTGTGACGAGACCAAGCCTGCATGCCTTCGCTGCAACAAGACGGGTCGGAAATGCGACGGCTACTTGCCTCCCAAGCTGCCGGGGCACAATCCCGGCGGCGTCATGCGCTTAAGCCCGCCTGTCTCGCCCTTTGCGGACTGGGCCGGCGGTGCCAAAGAGCAGCGCGCCTTTGATTTCTATCGTAACTTCTCCGCCCCATCCATCTTCAGCGACGGCGTCAGCTCGATGTTATGGAAGAAGCTGGTGCCGCACTTTTGCCATGCCGAGCCGGCAATCCGtcacgccgtcctcgccatcagCAGTCTTCATGAGACGCTAGCGTTGCCGCCAGGCTCTAACCCggccgttgaagaagaaaacaaccATGGCGTGCTGACCAACACATTTGCCGCCGAGCAGTACGGCAAAGCTCTGAAGTGTCTCCAAGAATGGAAGCCCACCGAGACATCGCCAGCAACAGTGCCGTTGCTGGCGTGTCTGTTGTTCATCTGCATAGAGTTCATGCTTGGAGACGAGGGCGCGTCGCAAGTTCACATCAACCAGGGCAGACTAATCCTCTCGCAGCTCGAGCCTTCGACAGATGTGGACATGATCAAGAAACACTTCGTGCCCGTCTACAGCCGGCTCGCCCTCGCATCCTTTCTTTTTGGTTGCTTCCCCGCCGCGATACCGCCAAACATGAAGGCGAGCTCTGCCACGAATCTGTTCTTCTCGTCagtggacgaggccgaggttgCGCTCTACGAACTGATCGATGACGGGCTACGATTCACGGCCAAGGCAAAGAGAGCAGTCTATTCATATCCCCCGAGCGATCCGACATTACTGGAGCTGGCTCGCGAGCAAGATGACTTCCTCGCAAAACTATCGCAATGGCATGTGGCCTTTGtcgtcatctcggccattGATGACGCGTTGAGCAAAGGCAAGCTGTGCATGGTGTACTACAACGCAGCCAGGATCGCCATCAGCACTGCGATGGACACCTTGGAGACAGCATTCGACAACCATATCGTAACTTTCGCgtccatcatcagcaccGCAGCCGAGTTTGTGCACGCGTCACGGAGAGTGTCGGGGCGCGACCCTTCCCATGCCGCCATGGCGATGCCCAAATTCGTCTTTGACACCGAGATCATCCCGCCGCTGTACTACGTCAGCATCAAATGCCGGCACCCCATGCTACGGCGTGCGGCCGTGGACTTGCTGAAGCAAGAAACAGTCACGAAGCGAAGGGAGAACCTATGGGACGCGCAGCTGATCTCTGAGATCGGCAAGCGCTGTATAAATattgaagaagaagccgcccgtcgccgcgaCGAATCCGTCGACTTGACCGCAGGATGGGACACGGTCTCCTGGGAGGAATCGGACGGTGTGCCCATCGGTCTTTTCCCCACGAACAATGACCGCAGCATTGACTGCGACTACCCAGTGCCTCGGGTCCAGTATCCTCAGATTCCCAAGCTCACCAACACCCAAATCAACGCGGAATACGAGCGGACCATGGACCTTGTAAGCAACCTCGTCCAGAGCAGACACACGACCCCCAGTTCCGTGTCGACCGggtcaacgtcgtcgtcgtctggcggcagcagcgccttCTGGGGACCGCATCAGCTCGAGGCGCCGTTCGGTCTGCCCGAGCATGCGAGGATAAAGAACGCACTCATCGACAATGAGTCGAAGTGGGGGAGCTGGATCACTATCTTTATGGACCCGAAAGAGGCCGGAGCGGCGCATTGGAAGGTGACCAGGGAGTTTGTTCGGCGGTCATCAGCGCGGGTGTAG
- a CDS encoding Putative cyanovirin-N gives MNVTSLIFAIAMVLFSTPAVSGRECPLESDCVQSLCNKIRYTADHRGERPFLMEATCANEAGEPVFTKLDLKKCIVNSNGLLYWSDLGDFKCQGCRIVQYKPEDTVILECRKCPKKIGEWESFVVNSRINLSSGIWVSKNGALSCYSHEGGYRSSKGISRLSGRGGPRTS, from the exons ATGAACGTCACGTCCCTCATAttcgccatcgccatggtGCTATTTAGCACTCCGGCCGTTAGCGGACGCGAATGCCCCCTCGAGTCAGACTGCGTTCAGAGTCTTTGCAATAAGATCAGATACACGGCCGACCACAGAGGAGAAAGACCGTTCCTGATGGAAGCTACCTGCGCGAACGAGGCAGGCGAGCCAGTCTTCACTAAGCTTGACCTCAAAAAATGCATCGTGAATAGCAATGGGCTCCTTTACTGGTCAGACCT CGGCGATTTTAAGTGCCAGGGCTGCCGCATCGTCCAGTATAAACCGGAAGACACTGTCATCTTAGAGTGCCGAAAATGCCCAAAGAAGATTGGCGAATGGGAGTCCTTCGTGGTAAACTCACGAATCAATCTAT CATCTGGCATCTGGGTCAGCAAGAACGGCGCGCTTAGCTGCTACAGCCACGAAGGAGGTTATCGTAGCTCTAAGGGGATATCAAGACTCTCGGGGCGTGGTGGACCTCGGACCTCTTGA